A single genomic interval of Chryseobacterium paludis harbors:
- the meaB gene encoding methylmalonyl Co-A mutase-associated GTPase MeaB, translating to MKFSTDELIEGIRSGNKRLIAKAITLVESKKAEHRLQAEELLKAIMPFTGNSIRVGITGVPGAGKSTFIENFGRLAIANNKKVAVLAIDPSSAINKGSILGDKTRMEELAKEENAFIRPSPSSGFLGGVANTTFETMMICEASGFDFILIETVGVGQSEVLVADITDVFLFLKIIGGGDELQGIKRGIMEMVDIIFINKVEESNLQKAKNTKLELKRALDFIPPKEKGWKVPVLLGSALNNEGLEDVYNTIDEFIAVKKKAGSFDGIRTHQAEKRFEYWVQEYILAMMKKSNSMEEAYQQHKENASAMISNPSTEAKLFVEKFLSNERDAD from the coding sequence ATGAAATTTTCTACCGACGAGTTAATAGAGGGAATACGATCAGGGAATAAGCGCCTGATCGCAAAAGCTATTACTTTAGTTGAAAGTAAAAAAGCTGAACATCGCCTTCAGGCCGAGGAATTGCTGAAAGCAATAATGCCCTTTACTGGAAATTCAATAAGAGTTGGGATTACTGGAGTTCCGGGAGCTGGAAAATCTACATTTATTGAGAATTTTGGAAGATTAGCGATTGCTAATAATAAGAAAGTAGCAGTTCTTGCTATTGATCCAAGTTCAGCAATCAATAAGGGAAGTATTCTGGGTGATAAAACACGAATGGAGGAATTGGCGAAAGAAGAAAATGCATTTATCCGACCTTCTCCAAGTTCTGGATTCTTAGGAGGTGTTGCCAATACAACTTTCGAAACCATGATGATTTGTGAGGCTTCGGGTTTTGATTTTATTCTTATAGAAACTGTAGGAGTAGGACAATCAGAAGTCTTGGTAGCTGATATAACAGACGTCTTTTTATTTCTAAAAATCATAGGCGGGGGAGATGAACTTCAAGGAATTAAAAGAGGTATAATGGAAATGGTAGATATTATTTTCATTAATAAAGTTGAAGAAAGTAATTTGCAGAAAGCAAAAAATACCAAGCTTGAATTAAAAAGAGCTCTTGATTTTATTCCACCAAAAGAAAAAGGATGGAAAGTCCCTGTTTTATTAGGCTCAGCGCTTAATAATGAAGGATTAGAAGATGTTTACAATACTATAGATGAATTTATAGCTGTAAAAAAGAAGGCGGGAAGCTTTGATGGGATTAGGACTCATCAGGCAGAAAAGCGTTTTGAATACTGGGTTCAGGAATACATTCTCGCAATGATGAAGAAAAGTAATTCAATGGAAGAAGCCTATCAACAGCATAAAGAAAATGCTTCGGCAATGATTTCTAATCCAAGTACCGAAGCTAAATTATTTGTAGAAAAATTCTTATCTAATGAAAGAGATGCAGACTAA
- a CDS encoding c-type cytochrome encodes MKKIITIASFTAVLVASCTPKSSTATSAIGPAVSTAEQIAQGKTIFESSCTRCHKLPDPTAHNSVQWVGIMNAMAPKAKLTDEQHQWVYDYIVSVKK; translated from the coding sequence ATGAAAAAAATAATCACTATAGCATCTTTTACTGCTGTTTTGGTAGCTTCATGTACACCAAAATCTTCAACAGCAACTTCTGCTATAGGACCCGCAGTATCCACTGCTGAACAAATTGCTCAGGGTAAAACAATTTTTGAAAGCTCTTGTACAAGATGTCATAAATTACCTGATCCTACCGCACATAATTCTGTTCAATGGGTAGGAATCATGAATGCTATGGCTCCAAAAGCAAAATTGACTGACGAGCAACATCAATGGGTTTACGATTATATTGTTTCTGTAAAAAAGTAA
- a CDS encoding cytochrome C translates to MKKLVLSIIAGSAFMVSCGPKSVAVTGPKYTSSEQLAQGKTVFENSCNKCHQLPDPAKHDDQGWIKTLSRMAPKAKLNDDQHQMVYDYLISVNKK, encoded by the coding sequence ATGAAAAAGTTAGTTTTAAGTATCATTGCAGGTTCAGCTTTTATGGTTTCTTGCGGACCTAAAAGTGTAGCTGTAACAGGACCTAAGTACACTTCATCTGAACAGCTGGCTCAAGGAAAAACTGTCTTTGAAAACTCATGTAACAAATGTCACCAATTACCTGACCCTGCAAAACATGATGATCAAGGATGGATAAAGACCTTAAGCAGAATGGCTCCAAAAGCTAAATTAAATGATGACCAGCATCAAATGGTCTATGACTATCTCATTTCTGTAAATAAAAAATAA
- a CDS encoding enolase C-terminal domain-like protein, with product MVLRYELKQLQLKETFSIAYGNYNSRDALLIKLSYQNQTGYGECVAIDYYQINLRDFIFKLKEIQSKIETHKIIPPKEFYLFLLRFNLHPFLLSALDCSYWDLFGKLEKKNFIELNDLPSKNLIESSITISIGDINDQIKKIQASEWSRFKVKCKGLNKPDVEKLLQLNKNIALDSNASFTDNDCIWFQENVDVQKFSYLEQPRPIDHYQILKKESLANWMADEDCQNLESLDELRPYYKSVNIKLMKCGGLTPALEMILKAKELNYKVMIGCMTESTIGISAGCVLTGLVDYTDLDGANLISNDYATGNFVENGKIKLSEKPGLGIELKK from the coding sequence ATGGTATTGCGCTATGAACTTAAACAACTTCAATTAAAAGAAACATTTTCAATTGCCTATGGGAATTATAATTCTCGGGATGCTTTACTTATAAAGTTATCCTACCAAAATCAAACAGGATATGGAGAATGTGTTGCCATAGATTATTACCAAATTAATCTAAGGGATTTTATTTTTAAATTAAAAGAGATTCAGTCAAAAATTGAAACTCACAAAATAATACCTCCAAAAGAATTTTATTTATTTTTATTGCGTTTTAATCTACATCCATTTTTACTTTCGGCTTTAGACTGCTCGTATTGGGATCTTTTCGGAAAGCTCGAAAAGAAAAATTTTATTGAACTCAATGACCTTCCTTCTAAAAATTTAATTGAAAGCTCCATTACCATATCAATCGGCGATATTAATGACCAGATTAAGAAAATTCAGGCAAGCGAATGGAGTAGATTCAAAGTGAAGTGTAAGGGTTTAAATAAGCCTGATGTTGAAAAGCTTTTGCAGTTGAATAAGAATATTGCTTTAGATTCGAATGCGAGTTTTACTGATAATGACTGTATTTGGTTCCAGGAAAATGTGGACGTTCAAAAATTTTCATACCTCGAACAGCCAAGGCCAATCGATCATTATCAAATTTTGAAAAAGGAAAGCCTTGCCAATTGGATGGCTGATGAAGACTGTCAGAATTTGGAATCTTTGGATGAATTACGACCTTACTATAAAAGTGTCAATATCAAACTAATGAAATGTGGTGGATTAACCCCAGCTCTTGAAATGATTCTAAAAGCCAAAGAACTGAATTATAAAGTCATGATCGGTTGCATGACAGAATCTACCATTGGTATTTCCGCAGGTTGTGTACTTACCGGCCTTGTTGATTATACCGACCTTGATGGTGCAAATCTTATTTCCAATGACTATGCTACTGGAAATTTTGTGGAAAACGGCAAAATAAAACTATCCGAAAAACCAGGTCTAGGGATTGAATTAAAAAAATAA
- a CDS encoding T9SS-dependent M36 family metallopeptidase, protein MGKSLFLMPISIAVIFAFGKVNAQDSKTLIHEYYKKNEQLIQKDNNASKVGIIILNEDVSKSLGVNIVNVQQTYDGLRIYNALGKVVIKEDKIISEKNDFKRNVVITNQGSAKEEFSIETLKQKLELKEISKVDYLPNVYFEINGVYILAKEFFVSDKNSSDVWHIIANANTGGILKKDNLTVSCDFEHDSDLNTKQNTSTHPLHVDADETSLNKFVDNTISASYNVFALPVEAPTFGARSIINNPWDILASPEGWHSDGTNNYTNTRGNNVYAYSDETNTNNPGYSPNGGSSLNFNFPFGDGRYDDPFTHRDAAVTNLFYMNNKVHDVFYKFGFTEAARNYQTNNFGKGGMQGDAVRAEAFDGSGLNNANFNPGYEAVISGQTYLAAPRMQMYLYDRAQTATDPIVRYQYNSPASIVSRPKVITGGAGFGSLLFGGQTVTGDLVISVPDDACTAVASMTGKIGVAKRGGCSFALKVKNIQAAGAVGVIIYDPVNLEPILMGKDDAVSGVTIPSIMMGKDEGEYLTSQITGGTIINTTFNFDYSGFKHSSFDNGIITHEYGHGISNRLTGQGYSCLSTQDTTEQMGEGWSDYFALMLTTRPGDTSSLARGMGTYPMGQPNTGVGIRPAKYSPDFSVNNNTYTNTNTAIIPHGVGFIWATMLWDLTWKYIETYGYNSDVLASTTSGNAKALQIVVDGLKLQPCSPTFIEGRDAILQADVIGNGGVDKCMIWKAFAKRGLGVNASAGNKTIANDQVEDFTVPQECNNILATQDTKLSDNKFVMFPNPTYDEFFVGNIGQSRDEVQIRVFDMSGKLVITDSRMPESKKAISTKGFPKGVYMVHIKQGTKSQSEKLIVK, encoded by the coding sequence ATGGGTAAAAGTTTATTTTTAATGCCAATTTCTATTGCTGTTATTTTTGCTTTTGGGAAAGTCAATGCACAAGATTCTAAAACATTAATTCACGAGTATTATAAGAAAAATGAGCAATTAATTCAAAAGGACAACAATGCCAGTAAGGTTGGTATCATTATTTTAAATGAAGATGTTTCTAAAAGTCTTGGTGTAAATATTGTGAATGTACAGCAGACTTATGATGGACTTAGGATTTATAATGCTTTAGGAAAAGTAGTCATTAAAGAAGATAAGATCATCTCTGAAAAAAATGATTTTAAGAGAAATGTTGTGATTACTAATCAAGGAAGTGCTAAAGAAGAGTTTTCAATAGAAACTCTTAAACAGAAGCTGGAACTAAAAGAAATTTCCAAAGTTGATTACCTGCCTAATGTATACTTTGAAATAAATGGAGTTTATATACTTGCGAAAGAATTTTTTGTTTCCGACAAAAATTCTTCAGATGTGTGGCATATTATTGCCAATGCGAATACAGGAGGAATACTTAAAAAAGATAACCTGACCGTTAGTTGTGATTTTGAACATGATTCAGATTTAAACACAAAACAAAATACTTCCACTCATCCATTGCATGTGGACGCTGATGAGACTTCTCTGAATAAATTTGTTGATAATACGATCAGTGCATCATATAATGTTTTTGCACTACCTGTAGAAGCTCCTACGTTTGGAGCTCGATCAATCATTAATAACCCTTGGGATATTTTGGCTTCACCAGAAGGATGGCATTCAGACGGAACAAATAATTATACCAATACGCGAGGAAATAATGTTTATGCCTATTCAGATGAGACGAATACCAATAACCCTGGATATTCACCAAATGGAGGAAGTAGTCTGAACTTTAATTTTCCTTTTGGAGATGGAAGGTATGATGACCCTTTTACTCATAGAGATGCTGCTGTCACAAATTTATTTTATATGAATAATAAAGTTCATGATGTATTCTATAAATTTGGATTTACTGAGGCTGCCCGAAATTATCAGACAAATAATTTTGGAAAAGGAGGAATGCAGGGTGATGCTGTAAGAGCTGAAGCATTTGATGGCAGTGGGCTTAATAATGCCAATTTTAACCCAGGATATGAAGCGGTGATTTCCGGACAAACATATCTTGCTGCACCGAGAATGCAAATGTATCTTTATGATAGAGCACAAACAGCTACTGATCCTATTGTAAGATATCAATATAATTCTCCTGCATCAATTGTAAGCAGACCTAAAGTAATTACCGGAGGAGCAGGATTTGGTTCTCTTTTATTTGGAGGGCAAACCGTAACTGGTGATTTGGTTATTTCTGTGCCAGACGATGCCTGCACTGCTGTGGCTAGTATGACAGGGAAAATAGGTGTTGCAAAAAGAGGGGGATGTAGCTTTGCTCTTAAAGTGAAAAATATACAAGCTGCAGGTGCGGTTGGGGTTATTATTTATGATCCTGTAAATTTAGAACCCATTCTAATGGGGAAAGATGATGCTGTTTCTGGGGTTACTATTCCTTCTATTATGATGGGAAAAGATGAGGGAGAATATCTTACGAGTCAAATTACTGGGGGAACAATTATTAATACAACTTTCAATTTTGATTATAGTGGTTTTAAACATTCTAGTTTTGATAATGGTATTATTACTCATGAATATGGGCATGGTATTTCAAATAGATTAACGGGTCAGGGATATAGTTGCCTTTCAACACAAGATACCACTGAGCAGATGGGAGAAGGTTGGTCCGATTATTTTGCTTTAATGCTGACAACAAGACCTGGTGATACATCATCTTTGGCAAGAGGGATGGGGACTTATCCGATGGGACAACCTAATACAGGCGTGGGAATTAGACCGGCTAAATATTCTCCGGATTTTTCGGTAAACAACAATACATACACGAATACTAATACAGCTATAATTCCTCATGGGGTAGGGTTTATCTGGGCTACAATGTTATGGGACCTTACCTGGAAATATATTGAAACCTATGGTTATAATAGTGATGTACTAGCGAGCACAACCTCTGGGAATGCGAAAGCTTTACAAATAGTGGTTGATGGACTTAAACTACAACCTTGTAGTCCGACATTTATCGAGGGAAGGGATGCTATTCTTCAGGCTGATGTAATTGGAAACGGAGGAGTAGATAAATGTATGATCTGGAAAGCATTTGCTAAAAGAGGGTTGGGTGTGAATGCTTCTGCGGGAAATAAAACGATTGCTAATGATCAGGTGGAAGATTTTACAGTTCCTCAGGAATGTAATAATATTTTGGCGACTCAGGATACTAAACTTTCAGATAACAAATTTGTTATGTTTCCTAACCCTACTTATGATGAATTCTTTGTTGGAAATATAGGTCAATCACGTGATGAGGTGCAAATAAGAGTATTTGATATGTCGGGTAAACTTGTGATCACGGATTCTAGAATGCCGGAATCTAAAAAGGCCATCTCTACAAAAGGTTTCCCTAAGGGAGTTTATATGGTTCATATCAAGCAAGGTACCAAAAGTCAAAGTGAAAAGTTGATTGTGAAGTAA
- a CDS encoding tetratricopeptide repeat protein, with the protein MTLTKNKYYFEALDNYPYSLPDCLEALNYALSYDPEDADSLCLMGRIYSEILMDYEKAKLYFDEAMYHNVSNPNTPQYYIKCLLDNEDLHEAEKLIQFALKIKGIDKARILIHQSLLCEIKLEYKKALEPLKEAKKYSYNKCMTDFLDDRVKFVNAKLPNKLKKNKKKSR; encoded by the coding sequence ATGACCTTAACTAAAAATAAATATTACTTTGAGGCTCTGGATAATTATCCATACAGCCTTCCGGATTGCCTGGAAGCATTGAACTATGCGCTGTCCTACGATCCTGAAGATGCAGACAGTTTATGTTTAATGGGGAGAATATACAGCGAAATATTAATGGACTATGAAAAAGCAAAATTGTATTTTGACGAAGCAATGTATCATAATGTTTCAAATCCTAATACTCCTCAATATTATATTAAATGTCTCTTGGATAATGAAGATCTTCATGAGGCAGAAAAGCTCATTCAATTTGCTTTAAAGATCAAAGGAATAGATAAAGCTAGAATATTGATTCATCAATCCTTATTATGTGAAATTAAATTAGAGTATAAGAAAGCTTTAGAGCCATTAAAGGAAGCTAAAAAATACAGCTACAATAAATGCATGACCGATTTTTTAGATGATAGAGTGAAATTTGTAAATGCAAAATTACCTAATAAGTTAAAAAAAAACAAGAAAAAATCAAGATAA
- the prfH gene encoding peptide chain release factor H — MDKIIQITSGRGPLECQWVVAKVLKILLEEIKQEKIEYEIIHRENGDENLTLKSVTLLLKGKETSGFLKNWLGSILWIGKSTFRKLHKRSNWFIGIFEIEDVEKISFNEKDIQFQTTRSQGSGGQNVNKVNTAVRATYLPTGQSVFAQDSRSQLENKKLSIIRLKEKVMELHIQQLEKRMQETWSNHLQVQRGNPVRTFSGTDFKNNYEEKSFKKKRNVLKNELKNLKNDLN; from the coding sequence ATGGATAAGATAATACAAATTACCTCGGGTAGAGGACCTTTAGAATGCCAATGGGTAGTCGCTAAAGTTCTGAAGATTCTTCTAGAGGAAATAAAACAAGAAAAAATAGAATATGAAATCATCCATCGTGAAAATGGGGATGAAAATCTGACCTTGAAATCTGTAACGCTGCTTTTAAAAGGCAAGGAAACTTCAGGATTTTTAAAAAACTGGTTGGGGAGTATTCTGTGGATTGGGAAAAGTACATTCCGAAAACTGCATAAAAGAAGTAACTGGTTTATTGGCATTTTTGAAATTGAAGATGTAGAAAAAATAAGTTTTAATGAAAAAGATATTCAGTTTCAAACAACAAGAAGTCAGGGAAGTGGCGGACAAAATGTAAATAAAGTAAACACGGCTGTTCGGGCAACTTATTTACCGACCGGGCAAAGTGTTTTTGCACAGGATTCCCGTTCGCAATTGGAGAACAAAAAGCTTTCAATTATCAGATTAAAAGAAAAAGTAATGGAATTGCATATTCAACAACTGGAGAAAAGGATGCAGGAAACATGGAGTAACCATCTGCAGGTACAAAGAGGGAATCCAGTACGTACTTTTTCAGGAACAGATTTTAAAAATAATTACGAGGAGAAATCTTTCAAAAAAAAGAGAAATGTTCTAAAAAACGAACTTAAAAATTTAAAAAATGACCTTAACTAA
- a CDS encoding nucleotidyltransferase family protein: protein MGAPHNIKRYGEVWPEFRIQYGLEILEKLKNKIILSGGWAWHFMSEIEHTEYKHAHDHKDIDVFVEKENVAEVVMILQKEDFQKVWTRYDHLPSEENFRRYEKTIELENNKFHRITIDFFERNDLETIKANGFTIVKPELLLSFYRNIHSSDKCWAVMAAKDLLQKGIDPVGHPRLSEIPK, encoded by the coding sequence ATGGGAGCACCACATAACATAAAAAGATACGGCGAGGTCTGGCCGGAATTTAGAATTCAATACGGACTTGAAATTTTAGAAAAATTAAAAAATAAAATCATTTTATCTGGAGGTTGGGCATGGCATTTTATGTCTGAAATAGAACATACAGAATATAAACATGCTCATGATCATAAGGATATTGATGTTTTTGTAGAAAAAGAAAACGTTGCTGAGGTTGTGATGATCCTCCAAAAGGAAGACTTTCAAAAGGTTTGGACCCGATATGATCATCTCCCAAGTGAGGAGAACTTTCGCAGGTATGAAAAAACAATCGAGTTAGAAAACAATAAGTTTCACAGGATCACCATCGACTTTTTTGAAAGAAACGACTTGGAAACAATAAAGGCCAATGGCTTTACGATAGTAAAACCAGAGTTGTTACTTTCTTTCTACAGAAATATTCATTCCAGCGATAAATGTTGGGCAGTAATGGCCGCAAAAGATCTGCTGCAAAAAGGAATTGATCCTGTCGGTCACCCCAGATTAAGTGAAATACCAAAGTAA
- a CDS encoding RtcB family protein yields the protein MGNLKLKGKDILKLGYPNNQSINIALEVMKRNFATKNIHHVKGLLKEILVNPEDFEKDLTFGQIAEALLSSKKTEKRMLNTNRTSFHIFGNNISDEAKNQLYTALKLPISIQGALMPDAHSGYGLPIGGVLAVDNAVIPYGVGMDIGCRMSLSILDTPISYLHGAKDKYEKALSEHTKFGMYETHKSHVEHEIFDRDTFDMIPILRRLKGKAIKQMGSSGGGNHFVEFGEVEITEEDQQIGLPKGKYLGILSHSGSRGLGAEIAQYYSRVATEQCPLPKEAQNFAWLDLNTHLGLEYWTAMNLAGDYASACHDDIHRRLVKAVGGRVKARIENHHNFAWKEIHNGKEVIVHRKGATPANENELGMIPGSMTAKGFIVKGKGNPDSLNSASHGAGRAYSRGECRNLFTQNDIKKELKLKNVVLMGGNAEEAPMAYKDINEVMNAQSELVDILGTFQPRIVRMDK from the coding sequence ATGGGAAATTTAAAACTAAAAGGAAAAGATATATTAAAATTAGGCTATCCAAATAATCAAAGTATCAATATTGCTTTGGAAGTCATGAAAAGAAATTTTGCAACAAAGAATATTCATCATGTGAAAGGTCTTTTAAAAGAAATTCTGGTCAACCCAGAAGATTTTGAAAAAGATTTAACCTTTGGACAGATAGCGGAAGCTCTACTATCATCAAAGAAAACAGAGAAAAGAATGTTGAATACGAACCGTACTTCTTTCCATATTTTCGGAAACAACATTTCTGATGAAGCAAAGAACCAATTGTACACCGCGTTGAAACTTCCAATTTCAATACAGGGAGCTTTAATGCCTGATGCACATAGTGGTTATGGACTTCCAATCGGTGGAGTTCTCGCCGTAGACAATGCCGTAATTCCTTATGGAGTAGGAATGGATATCGGTTGCAGAATGAGTCTCAGTATTTTGGATACCCCAATTTCATATCTGCACGGTGCTAAAGATAAATATGAAAAAGCACTGTCCGAACACACCAAATTCGGAATGTATGAAACGCATAAATCTCATGTAGAACACGAGATTTTCGATAGGGACACATTCGATATGATTCCAATTTTGAGAAGATTAAAAGGGAAGGCTATCAAGCAAATGGGTTCTTCAGGTGGTGGAAATCACTTCGTGGAATTTGGTGAGGTTGAAATTACAGAAGAAGATCAACAGATTGGACTTCCAAAAGGAAAATACCTGGGTATTCTTTCACACAGCGGTTCGCGGGGATTGGGAGCTGAAATTGCTCAATATTATTCCAGAGTAGCAACAGAGCAATGTCCATTACCAAAAGAAGCTCAAAATTTCGCCTGGCTGGATTTGAATACGCATCTGGGATTGGAATATTGGACAGCAATGAATCTGGCGGGAGATTATGCCTCAGCTTGTCATGACGATATTCATAGAAGACTCGTGAAAGCAGTTGGAGGAAGGGTAAAAGCCAGAATTGAAAACCATCACAATTTCGCTTGGAAAGAAATCCATAACGGAAAAGAAGTGATCGTTCACCGGAAAGGTGCAACCCCTGCCAATGAAAATGAGCTGGGAATGATTCCTGGATCAATGACAGCAAAAGGATTTATCGTAAAAGGAAAAGGAAATCCTGATTCTTTAAATTCTGCGTCACATGGAGCAGGAAGAGCATATTCCAGAGGCGAATGCCGTAATCTTTTCACTCAAAATGACATCAAAAAAGAACTAAAACTGAAGAATGTGGTTTTAATGGGTGGGAACGCTGAAGAAGCACCGATGGCTTACAAAGACATCAATGAAGTGATGAACGCACAGAGTGAGCTGGTCGATATTCTAGGAACTTTCCAACCAAGGATTGTGAGAATGGATAAGTAG
- the scpA gene encoding methylmalonyl-CoA mutase: MRKTISVRKLDLHILPKEGEIYNFEKDGLELKSSYTNYDVKNKSLTETSPGISPYLRGPYSTMYVQKPWTVRQYAGFSTAEESNAFYRRNLEAGQKGLSVAFDLATHRGYDSNHARVVGDVGKAGVAIDSVEDMKILFNEIPLDQISVSMTMNGAVLPILSFYIVAAEEQGVQQDQLSGTIQNDILKEFMVRNTYIYPPAPSMKIIADIFEYTSKNIPKFNSISISGYHMQEAGATPVLEMAYTLADGLEYVRTGIKAGMNVDDFAPRLSFFWAIGMNHFMEIAKMRAARYIWANLLKQFNPQNPKSLALRTHSQTSGWSLTEQEPFNNITRTAIEALSSALGGTQSLHTNALDEAIALPTDYSAKIARNTQIILQQESGICDVVDPMGGSNLVESLTQQMIDEAMKYIDEVEQEGGMTKAIEAGIPKMRIEEAAAKKQAKIDSSEEFIIGVNSFRSSLKQQSIEILDIDNTEVRRKQIERLDSIKSTRNSEAVDQILNEIRESAKTGKGNLLALCIEAARRRVTLGEMSDAMEESFGRYKANIRTISGVYAMNAGKNEFFEKALQLTQKFEEEEGRRPRLMVAKMGQDGHDRGAKVVATAFADMGFDVDVAPLFQTPEEVAKQAVENDIHILGVSSLAAGHKTLVPQVVEELKKLGAEDVTIVVGGVIPQQDYEFLYANGADFIFGPGTNLPKCAVEILNMFLNKS, translated from the coding sequence ATGCGAAAGACAATTTCTGTAAGAAAGTTGGATCTACATATATTACCTAAAGAAGGTGAAATTTATAATTTCGAAAAAGATGGACTGGAGTTAAAATCATCATATACCAATTATGATGTTAAAAATAAATCCCTCACAGAGACATCTCCCGGAATTTCACCCTATTTAAGAGGTCCATATTCTACGATGTATGTTCAAAAACCATGGACAGTCCGTCAGTATGCGGGATTCTCTACAGCGGAGGAATCCAATGCATTTTACAGAAGAAATTTAGAGGCAGGTCAAAAAGGACTTTCAGTAGCATTTGATCTTGCTACCCATAGAGGATATGATTCTAACCACGCAAGAGTGGTTGGTGATGTTGGAAAAGCTGGAGTTGCAATTGATTCCGTTGAAGACATGAAAATATTATTCAATGAAATTCCATTGGATCAGATTTCGGTTTCAATGACGATGAACGGTGCAGTTCTGCCAATCTTATCTTTTTATATTGTTGCCGCTGAAGAACAAGGGGTACAACAAGATCAGCTTTCAGGAACTATCCAGAATGATATCCTGAAAGAGTTCATGGTAAGAAATACCTATATTTATCCGCCAGCACCTTCCATGAAGATCATTGCAGATATTTTTGAATATACTTCTAAAAACATTCCTAAGTTTAACTCAATTTCTATCTCAGGATATCACATGCAGGAAGCGGGTGCAACACCGGTTTTAGAAATGGCTTATACCTTGGCTGATGGATTGGAGTATGTAAGAACAGGTATTAAAGCGGGAATGAATGTCGATGATTTTGCTCCAAGACTCTCTTTTTTCTGGGCGATCGGAATGAATCATTTTATGGAGATCGCTAAAATGCGTGCCGCAAGATATATCTGGGCTAATCTCTTGAAACAATTTAATCCCCAAAATCCAAAATCTTTAGCATTAAGAACTCATTCACAAACATCAGGTTGGTCTTTAACTGAGCAGGAACCTTTTAATAATATTACCAGAACAGCTATTGAAGCGCTATCTTCCGCCTTAGGTGGAACACAGTCTCTCCATACGAATGCATTGGATGAAGCTATTGCTTTACCCACAGATTATTCAGCAAAAATTGCCAGAAATACACAAATTATTTTACAGCAGGAAAGTGGAATCTGTGATGTTGTAGATCCGATGGGTGGAAGTAATTTGGTTGAAAGCCTTACTCAGCAAATGATTGATGAAGCCATGAAATATATTGATGAGGTTGAACAGGAAGGAGGAATGACGAAAGCTATTGAAGCAGGGATCCCTAAAATGAGAATTGAAGAAGCTGCGGCCAAAAAACAGGCAAAGATAGACAGTAGTGAAGAGTTTATTATTGGTGTAAATTCATTTAGATCTTCTTTAAAACAACAGTCAATAGAGATCTTGGATATTGATAATACGGAAGTTCGTAGAAAACAAATTGAAAGATTAGACTCAATAAAAAGTACGAGGAATTCTGAGGCTGTTGATCAGATCCTCAATGAGATCAGAGAAAGTGCAAAAACAGGCAAAGGAAATCTGTTAGCACTCTGTATCGAGGCTGCAAGGAGAAGAGTAACATTAGGCGAGATGAGTGATGCGATGGAAGAAAGCTTCGGTAGATATAAAGCAAATATTAGAACAATTTCAGGAGTATATGCCATGAATGCCGGAAAAAACGAATTTTTTGAAAAAGCCCTTCAATTAACTCAGAAATTTGAAGAAGAAGAAGGACGTCGTCCAAGATTAATGGTTGCCAAAATGGGACAGGATGGTCACGATAGAGGAGCAAAAGTAGTAGCAACGGCATTTGCTGATATGGGATTTGACGTAGATGTAGCACCTTTATTTCAGACTCCCGAAGAGGTCGCAAAACAAGCTGTAGAAAACGATATTCATATTTTAGGAGTATCTTCATTAGCGGCAGGACATAAGACTTTAGTTCCACAGGTGGTAGAAGAATTAAAAAAATTAGGAGCCGAAGATGTTACTATTGTGGTAGGTGGAGTAATCCCTCAGCAGGACTACGAATTCCTGTATGCCAACGGAGCCGATTTTATTTTCGGTCCGGGAACTAATCTTCCAAAATGTGCCGTAGAAATACTCAATATGTTTCTAAATAAAAGTTAG